The genomic stretch gagactaACCTGCTTTGTAAAAGACAGACCAGTGTATCCCAGCCTTTGGTACTCAACTTTGAACTGGAAAACTCCATAAACATCCGGAACTTTGAAGGATATTGAATATAAACCCTGCAACAGGAGAAAATGATAGTTTAGCCACAGTAATCTCCTAATCTCACAATTGATCTTAATACATAAAAGGTTCATAATGATGCACACCTTCTTGTCAGTCGACATAGTTTTCAAAACATAAGGACTCATCATGAAAAACTGAAGTTGAACATCATCAGCAACATATGGCTTCCAGCTTGTTCCAGACCATTCGTAGATCTCAACCGAGTATTCCTTGAGgataatatttatattagcACATTTAACTTCACAGTGCTCAATAGTCAATTCACATCAAGTAAAAAAGTTACCAGGTCATCATTAATGCGGTACATGCCAGGCTCATTTGTCTCCCCAACCTTGTGATGCTTGACATTAACTGCCTGTGAATTTGAACGTGACAAAGGTTATGCCATGCCTTTCAGAGTTTTATTTGCAAAACACCcactgcaaaagaaaaatacaaggaAGCTTGAGAAGTAACGCAGCATATGACCTTCAGATGGCCCCTCTCGTGGAAAACCCATTTGCTTGTTTCTGTCACAAACTGCTCATTTCCAGCTCTCTCATACCTGTACATATATAAAAACTAGAATGAGCATGTAATGAATGATTTCCACAAAGAAGCATACAAAAAAAGGATGAGAAAAGCTATATATATTTGCTCCAGGATAAGCAGTACTTTTGCATATATCCAATAATCATTAGAATGAGCATGTAATGAAAACTAGAATGAGCATGTAATGAATGATTTCCACAAAGAAGCATACAAAAAAAAGGATGAGAAAAGCTATATATATTTGCTCCAGGATAAGCAGTACTTTTGCATATATCCAATAATCATTAGAATGAGCATGTAATGAAAACTAGAATGAGCATGTAATGAATGATTTCCACAAAGAAGCATACAAAAAAAAGGATGAGAAAAGCTATGCATATTTGCTCCAGGATAAAAAGTACTTTTGCATATATCCAATAATCACCCAACACCCATATTAAGCTTATTCTCAACCTATGCAACAGGCCAACAGCCTAGAGCAGCTTATAGTGCCGAAAGATCCTTTAACATCAAGTACCTTGATTACAGTTTGGGATCCCTTACAGATTTACCCCTTTATTATCAAGTAGTGCATTAAACTGATTCTTTCATCAAGCTTCTTCTCAAGGTAGCAAAGCATTAACAGAAAGCTAAATAATCACACTCCAAACTTCACAATCTAGGGACAGTATATGAAATTATAAGTAATGTGCATAATTAaatgcattggtcaatccaagcAGTAAGCTGCTTAACACAGAGACAACCCAAGCACAACAGTTCCTCAAGGTTCTCTGTTGCCTTGTCAAGAGTTAATTACAAGATAAAAACTTCAAATTTCACTTTAAGTTAGGTCTTATAGAACTTAGAAAGGCAGATCTTTTCTAACAATCATATAATGCTTGCCTCAAAAAGGATTGCATTAATTAAAAGAAATAGCATCCAAAAGTTCTTCAAATTTTTTAGCTGAAATCTATAGTCTCAACAAAAGCTTCAGAACTAAGCTAACCTCTTCTTGCTACCAGCCTTTTGAACACCAGACTTTAAGAACCTGAATAAACAGAACAACATCAGCACTTTATAGGAAGCCAGAAGAAACCTACTTTGGTGTATATGGTTGCATACCGGTTGCTAAACAGATCAAGTGATCCAGATACCAGCACCCGAGCATTATTTCTTGCCTGCAAGAAGACAGAAAAAACTTGTTAAGAGAGATTCAATGGCAGCGTAGAACTGGTAATGCATGGATGCCGGCAAGCCTATCATGCATTAATGAATACACAAGAATGAAACAATGGAATGACTAGGCACTAATACTAACAAGCAAGTAAAAAAGAAGATACCTGCATCACAGAAACCAGTGATATAGCTGACCCAGTGAGAGATGGAGGAGATGCCAACTTAGTCTTTGGGTTTGCTGAATATGCTGATGGAGAGGCAGATAGGACTTTCAGAACCTAGGAATGTCCAAAGGCAGAGGGGAGAAGGAAGGGTTATAAAAACCATAAATGTTTATATTCTACAGCAATATAGAGTTATGGATATGCAAATATCAGTGTGTAGATTTAAATAAAATTACTCACCAAGTTGTTTGATGGATTAACTGCGTGTCCAATTCCACGAAACAACACAGGAGCCTAGGAAAATGGAGAAAAATATTAAAAGGAGAAAAGATTACATGTAAGCACAGCCAAATATGCAAAaggaagcaataaaaaaaacattaggCAAGTTTACACCATATCCTCATCAACATCCAATGTTAAGAAATGTTACGATAGCTGAGGCTACTCTAGCCCCTAAAGAACTGCAGATATAAAAGTAGCATACTACCAAATAGGAACAGACCAGATATAAGCATCTTTGGCTCTTTGCTAATACTACAAATTGGTTTAACCATGGAAAGACTATTGTAACTACTAATAGGGACAAATGTAGATGTGCCACAGGAGTATAGAACAGAAATCTGAAGACATAATGTAGCACACTTATACTGACAATGTTTCAGCAGTACAGCCTACAAGGTTGGATTTCTGAACAAAAAGCCTACTAATTGTGAATACAAAAAACATAAATGATGAGATCACCATGCGCAAAATTTAGTTCTCAATTGATAAAATCAGAACAAGATTTCAGACCAAGGTTCAACCTCAACTTAGGTCTAACTATGGTTTAATCCAATGAGCATGTCAAGGCCTAAAAGGTTGAAAGGATAGGGTAGATTTTTTTGCATCGCAGCTAACCTCAATCTTTTTAGACCCCAGTATCACATCTGACTGGATGAGATCATCGCCGGCAATCAAGGTGTGATCACCATCAACATCCGTGACAGCATAATTAATGTGGTCAACAACCATTGCCTCTGGATCCTGAAACCCATCGAAACTCGAGCCGTTAAAATCATAGGGATGGACAAACCAAGGCATCAGACAGGCAGCCACAGAAGTAGGAAACAACTTGCCTCATCAAAATCAACCCCACACTCCGTCGCAATGCCACGGATAAGATCGGAGGCAGACGAATCTGCCGCCAGGATCATATCATGGCCAGCGTCGATAAACTCTAGAACCGCATTCTGGTCCACTGATCCACCAAAACCTGGCACCAAACATAGACTAGCATTATTAGAAATTAATAGGGCTGAATCAAGAATTTCTCACATCATCTAACAGAGTTCAAGGCGTGTGCAGGCAGTCTAATCAAGCACAACTAGCACTTGGATCCCATTTTCCCACTAGGGCTAAGCGGCTGACCGCACAATTCAAATGAAATTTATGGGGCAGATAGATCCTCCAGACCCACAAATCCTACATCCGGTGTCCCGGTAGCAGCAATTTTCCACAGCAGATCACAGAATTCAACTGAGAAACACTCCACGAGCGTGGATCAGGTCAGACGAACAGCCGATTCCGCACCCCAAACCTCCACTACTCCCATCGAATCCACCACCAGGACCGCCAACGCCACAGATCGGATCTCCGGGAGGCGAGAGAGATAGGAACAGAGCAAATTACGTGGGGTGGAGGGGGCGAAGAGCACGAGGCCGTCGTAGAGGTACTGTCCGTAGCGGTGGAGCGAGAGTTTGGGGTCGTCGGCGAGGCGGAAGTCGAGATCGAAGCCGCGCGCCTGGAGGGAGCCGAAGAAGGCCGAGTGCGAGGACCGCACGGCCAGGTCGTCCAGGAGGACCAGCAGGCGGCGCCCGCGGGGCCCCTCCTCGGCGGCCCCCTCCGCGGCCGCGACCGCGAGGAGGGgcgcgagggcgagggcgaggaggaggaggaggtgccgcGGCGTCGCCATTGCTGCGCAGATCTCGCGGTGGAAGGGGGGGTTTTGTTGGGTTTGGAGTGGCGCAGCAGCgacggagacgacgacgactctcGGGGGAGGAGGCTATAGCAGGtgccaaggtggagagggagggaggtatGCCAGCCGTCAATTGGGGATCGAATGGCCTGGATCGAGTTCAAAGCTTTGCTGACTCAAAGTGTGCTGAGCCTGACAAGCAGGCCCACGTGAGGCAGTTAAGCATCTTTCtacttttctctctttcttttgggAAAGGTTTCCCCCTaactgtgttttttttttcttttgaaaaaactTAGAACATGGTAGGACTAATCACCTCAATCTAGACTGAGGTTTAACTGAAGTACATCACGAGTTGATCTTCATGAATTCATGTCAAAAATGACTCAATTCGTCGTGTTTGTACCAATTATGAGCGTATGAGAAATGAGGTGACGATGATCAATCCGTTCCATTCATCATGTCAAAGTAAGATGACGGTGGGTCAGCTTATTCTTCAAACCAAACGTTCAATTAGTTTTGACAACAAGCATTATCACTATATTATGCTTTAAGGTAGTTTTTTTTCCTATAAAAAGGAATTGAAAAATATATTGAACTGTAGGAATACTTGAATTTTGCAACGTCCTACTAAAATTAGACGAAGATGCAGAACATCTATTATACCACAATCCATTTATGGCGACGAAACCAAACCGCTAGCACTGCTTTCAGAATCAATAGAATGAAGGTTTACAGAAAGATTGCTGATAACAATGTGCAAGTATGAAAAGTAAACTGGTCTCATTGATCAATGAAACAATAGTGAATCTGTTGAACTAGCAAGCCACTAAGTCACATCAGCTTTGTCTCTATGGTTCAGGTTTACAAAAACACAAAGAAAAGGAACGGAAAAACTGCGCCGGCCAGCACAAGTGGGCATGCCAAGCTTCAATCCTCTGTTAAGAGTCACAAAGAGAACTTCCACTTCTCTCCACAATCTCCCATCACCAGGTAGCCAGTGAAACCAAAATGCTTGCTGCATGCGCAATCGGCACAAAAAGGACGGTCTGTCTTCGAATCAGCCAGAAAGCATCTTGCTCCACACTTTCTCTGTGGCAAAATGCCAGAATTTCTATAAGAATAACCCAGAGATGGCAATGCTGAGGGACGCTGAATGCTGAACAAGGCAGCATCTTCTCATTGTCACACTAGCTCCTGCTCCTTGAAGCTGGCCAGTTTCGCGTTCTCTCTATCGTGCTTGAACACGAGGTACAGGGGGCTGTAGAACAGGACACAGACACCGAAAGGCACAATCATCATGGTCAGTAGTCCCCTTGAGAGCGCAAACGCCCCTTCTGCAGATCCGTTCGCAAGGTTTACAGTCTTGGCATCATAGCCATATATCTTCTCGGTGACCAGGCCGACAGCAGGGGCAGCTAGGGACGCAAAAGAGCCCTCGAATGCACGGTCGAAAGCGTAGATCATGGTGCGGTGCTTGGGAGGGACCACCTCAGCAAACATGGGGTTGTTTGCAGAGGTGGCGCACCAGCTTATCGTGATTCCCATGAAGAAAAGGGTGACGGCGAAGGCATACCAGTAGTCGACTGACTGGGGGATCACTGTGAGGAGGATCCATGAGAATGGGATGCCCATGAATGCACTGAACTGGCACACATGACGCGTGCAGAATCTGGGTAGTGCTTTGACAGTCGGTCAGCTATCACCCCACCAATAAACGCTCCACTGGCACACCCAATTGCAAATAGGCTGTTGAGTGCTGCTGAACTGTTATTGTCAAAACCTAAGAGGATTCAAGGATGTTAGAATTCGATTTGAAGAGCATTGTTATCAGTTTCTGTTCAAATGTATATGATCGTTGCCCTACCGATGAGTTCAAACCACATTGTGAAGAAAACTATGGCAGTCCATGGCAATGAGCCAATTATCCCTTGCAGGACAATGATCTGGAATGTTTTCACTTTCATAACAGATCTTGTTGCCACCCAAGAGTCCTTCCAGATAGAAGGCGGAGGAAGAACATCTTTGCTGGACAAATGAAACCTGGGAGATGAGGATAATGATGTTATGTTCATATACATTCATGTATAGCGCTGTCCTGATTCCCAACTGTTAGTTTAACTCGGCTACTAGCTTACTATACAGTTTAATTGGTGCATGAAGAAATTTATTGCATATTCAGCAACCTACCAAAAGTGCCTCAATTCAGTAACATTGAAGAGATCAACGAAAATAAATTGGTATTCTACATGGCTACATGCGGTGTAGGGTGTAGCCACAGAAGATAGGAGTTCAGACAGGAAAGGGATGAAGTAATGAAAGACATATGCATCACTAGAAGCAATCCCATCAAACAACAATTCCTACAACAAAATGAAGTACTGTGAGAGGATATTCTATCTGGCGGAATCAGGATAATATATACATAAAAATACCACCCAGTACAGCCACAAAATTATCCGGTCTTAACTTTTGCTTGGCTAGTAATGCTGATTAATGAAGCACACAGATAGGTGAGATGAAAAAATGGCCTACCTCTCATAATCATCTTCATCAAGAAGATGATTGCCAGGTATCCTTCTTGGATCAGTTGCATACAAGTAAACAAGAATTCCAATTATCAAGCTGACAAGTGCGACCATCATAAATGCAACACGCCATCCTGGGAATCCCCAGAAGTCTTTCCCAGCCATGATTGTTGCCAAAATACTACCACCAATACCACCTACAGCACCGATGAGGCTTAACAGACCAAATCCTGCGCCACGTGTACCGTCTTTGTAGCTATCAGCAATGAATGACTGGAGTGCTGGTATGACAATGGCAAGCCCAAGGCCGTTTACAGCTCTCCAGAATGCAACCTGCCCAAAATGCTGGCTAACACCAACAGCCCCTGTTGATAAGGCCCAAAAGACGGTCCCTATTGCAAGCACTGTTGGCCGGTCATAGTGAAGAGCAAGGATACCTGCCAAGGGAGATGCTATTGACTTCAGAAAGTTCATTAGAAACGTGAGGTATCCCAGATCAGTAGGACCAGCGTTGAAGGCTGCACTGACTTCCTTATAAACTGCTGGAAGGAGATTCTCATCAGCACGCTCCATAATCGAAGCCAGATTGATGAGGATGAGAGATACAGAAAAACCAAGTATCTTCTTTgttctgccaaaaaaaaagcaGGGTTATTCTAGATATGCAAAGTAAACTCTCTTGTACAGTTCATAACTTGATGCAATATTCTTGCCTGGATGAAAAACCGAAAAATTATTATACATAATAAGCACCACTAACTTGTTCCTGAATCTTCTGCCATTCAACTAAACTGAAATGTTTCTTTAGCATTACTGACTACTCATTGTGTGGGAACAGAGTTTGTGCAAACATAAAATTTTGTTCTGAGATGACAATGTGCCTAAATTTTCTCAGCAGTTGTCGACCTAAATCATCTTGTTTCTGATCAAACACTCCTAACATTATAATGGAGTACCACGCAGTCTGAAGTGTCAACTGAAGATAGCTAACCAGAAATAACACTAGAATTGGATAGCTCCAACATGAGGGGAGCTATTTGCCTTTGCATATTTTAATTGTCATTTACAAGATACGACTCAAACAGTTAACAACTTATCAGAAATCTCCTTGTAATTTTCATTTTGTTACAGTTGACTCAAACTATGAGGTAAGGAAATGACCTCATCATTAAATTTATAGGAGCCAACTGAAACTCGTTTGGTGCATATCAGGTCATGATAGATGATAGTTAGCATTGTACACTTATTAAAAACCAATTATTAGTTCTAGTAAAGCGATGCTTTTGTCATGCTTTTCTTTTGGACGGGGTAGGTTGTCAATTATTACCACATTTATAGTGGTACTGTCTTAGTGTTAAGGCATGTACCTTACACAATAAGGTAACTAGGGCCATCGTCATAACTAATCACAATTCATGGTACAGGAAATATAAATGGTGCAAATATATGCACAAAGTAGGCTGAATAAAGTCAGGTGATTGGATTCCTGCACATAAAAATTCTAGGGCTGCCTTCACGTCATTCGCTCTCCGATTCAGTAGATGATACGAGAGATTGGAAATGCTAAAATTGTGGCTGAAAGGATAGCCTTTCTATGCTAGCCATGCAACCtggaatgatgatgatgatcattGCAATTTAGCGTGCCAAAAAATAAGTTCAATCTTGAATTTGTCACGGTTACCCATAGGACAAAACATGGATGCTGTCCTCAAATTGGTGATTGGGTCCAGTCCTTTTTTGggtaaatattttttattttacccTGTAAATAATCTACATATCTTTACACCTTTATCAACAATATATTAACCAGTAGGGATTCCCCTGTTTCCTCAAATGAGAGGAAAAAAGGGACAAAGATCACAACTTTTTCAAGGAatgaagaagcttgagcggtgatactctctctctctcttaaaTAACGGAAGCGTTAAGATTCTTGGAATTGACATTCCCGAACAAAAGGGAAATGTCCCCTGTTCCCTGTGTAAAAAGAAAGGCTAATGGAACAACAGAGATCACACCACCCCTCTAACAGCTCCCACCCAAAAGAAAGTGGGTATCcagtcaacaacaacaacatgacgCTAGAAAAACCTAAAGATTTAATCTCAGATTATCTGAAGTGCGCATCATATCCTTAAAACCCTTTTACCATATCTCAAATCGCGCCAGCAACTGCGTCTAGCTTGCTTTTCTTGCCCACCGAGAAAAAGCGAGAACTAGTGGGGCAAATGTCAACGCCCGAGCGCACGCGCGGCAAGCACTCGGTGCTGAGATCACCACGTTCCATGGGTGCCACGCCGGTCAACGCACGCAGAGGGCTCCGGGATCTCGGCGATGGATATCTAGCTTGCAGGGAAACTTGAAACCGAAAGAATGGCTGACTTGCTCGTGCTTCATAGTTCACACGCATCTTTTGTCCTTATTTTCTACCCATTTTTTTCAATCGTAAATTTGCAAATGCTATTCAGCCAAATGTAAGTCAAAGAGTCTGAAAGGAAACACCCGAAGCTCAAtcctcctgcagtcctgctgAACAGAGAGCAGTAGCAGCAACTTATTCACAAGAAGCTCCCAAAAGGCTAAAGATTTTCCCTTTCTTTCAACCAAATCGACCAAATTCAAACATCGCTACTTGCAAGATCCCACTGCCCCGCCGTTTCTACTGAACATTGCTTCTCGAAAATTCAAACAAACTTCCACGACGCAGATGATAAACCCACAAAATCTTGGAAGCAAATTACCCGGCCGGGAAGGAGAACGGCTGGGCTTTTCCAACGAGGAGGTCGATTCCATTACCTGGTGCTGGAGGACGGGGTGAgcggggaggtgggggaggagcGCGCCCTGTGCCTCATGGCCATGGTCGGCGGGATGGGTGAGCTCGAGCGgagcggcggcaacggcgacgCGCTTCTCTTCCCGCTgctcctcccttccttccttctccttgGGTGGTCGGGAGCTTGGGCTGCTGCTTTGAGCTGCGAGCTGAATCGGGCGAGACACAGCAGAGTGGAATgggagaagggggaggaggagacgacGCTGCAGGGGGGACAGCGCTGCACGAACACGGCAGGGCTTAGCACAAGGTGGTGAGTGCTGAGTGGTGACCCTCCCTCACCCGTGAGGATTTGTCGTTTCcctgattttatttttatttttcgtcAGTTTAAGTATAGTTTGAGACTCTGGATTTATTCTAATTTTTGGATAAAGTTAAACTAGAACTAGTGGTTTATAACTATACAAAGTGGAGATTTAAAACAGGCGAGGAGTTGGTATGTTCTCCTTTGAGTTAAATGCACAGTATAACTTGTCCCACTAAGGTTCACGAACTCTCAAAATTAAAATCCACCACCCTAGTCTTGTTAAGTGGTTCATCGGAGGTCCTTACCCGGTATGCTGACTAGGCATTATCTCTCTCTTACTCAAACAAATTCAGGGGTTTAAGTGGAAGATGTCAtatgaaaataattataattaCACTTAATTTCCTTTGGGGGGTCTTTTTTGCAAAAACACCATGGCGAAAACCACTTAACAAGTTTGGGGGTGCTTGATTTCGATTTTGACAATTTGTGGACATAAATAGCACAATAGGACAAATTCAAGGGTCGTCGGTGTATTTAAGTCTTCCCCTTTTATGAGGGGAGGGGGGCTTTTTAAGACCCCATGCTCATAATGCCTAAAATTTCTAGGAAAAAATCACGACTTTGACTTTGAGTTCGGTGCTACTCTCTTCATTTCAAACTGTAGATTGTtttcacttttctaaattcatagattttgttatgtatGTAGACATAGAGTATATCTtggtgcatagcaaaatataaatttagaaaaagtaAAATGATCTATAACTTGAGATAGAGTGAGTATGCACAACCTTTTCTATAATGAGGATATTTAA from Setaria italica strain Yugu1 chromosome II, Setaria_italica_v2.0, whole genome shotgun sequence encodes the following:
- the LOC101759933 gene encoding dolichyl-diphosphooligosaccharide--protein glycosyltransferase 48 kDa subunit, coding for MATPRHLLLLLALALAPLLAVAAAEGAAEEGPRGRRLLVLLDDLAVRSSHSAFFGSLQARGFDLDFRLADDPKLSLHRYGQYLYDGLVLFAPSTPRFGGSVDQNAVLEFIDAGHDMILAADSSASDLIRGIATECGVDFDEDPEAMVVDHINYAVTDVDGDHTLIAGDDLIQSDVILGSKKIEAPVLFRGIGHAVNPSNNLVLKVLSASPSAYSANPKTKLASPPSLTGSAISLVSVMQARNNARVLVSGSLDLFSNRFLKSGVQKAGSKKRYERAGNEQFVTETSKWVFHERGHLKAVNVKHHKVGETNEPGMYRINDDLEYSVEIYEWSGTSWKPYVADDVQLQFFMMSPYVLKTMSTDKKGLYSISFKVPDVYGVFQFKVEYQRLGYTGLSFTKQIPVRPYRHNEYERFITSAYPYYTASFSSMGAFFIFSFVYLYHK